CCCGTGCGGCGCTGCCGCACATGCTCGAAGTCGGAAAGGGCTCCATCGTCTTCACCGCCTCCGAGGCCTCCCTGCGCGGGAGCGCCGCCGGAACCGCCTACACCGCCTCCAAGCACGGCGTCGTGGGGCTGACCAAGTCGCTCGCCGTCATGTACCGCGACAAGGGGATCCGCACCAACGCCATCGCCCCCGGAGGCACCGCCACCAACATGTCCGTGGAGGTCACGGAAGGCGCGGTCGGCCCCGCGGTCCTCGGCTCCTACGGGCGCAACATCGGTCGGCTCGGCGAGGGGGACGAACAGGCCGCCGCCATCGTCTTCCTCGCCTCCGACGCCGCCGGCAACATCAATGGGGCGATCCTGCCCGTGGACAACGGCTGGTCCGCCGTCTGAGCGCGACTCGTTGAGGCGGCGTCAGATCATCAAGGACGATCATGAAGGCCTCGGTCAGTTCCCCGGCGAGCAGCGCGAGCAGCACGGCGAAGCGGAGCAGCCGCATCATCGACGGCCCTTCACGTACCGGACGATCAGCACGGTGATGCAGAGGAGGGCGACCACGCCGAAGCCGGCGTCGACCAGGACGGGCGCGCCCATCAGGGACGAGACGACGTTCCCGGCGAGGCAGACGGTGAACACGCCCCACAGCAGGGCGCGCAGCATCCGGCCGCCGGACTCGGGCCGGTGGCCGGTGGCCGGTGGCCGGTGGTCGGCGCGGGAGTGGTGGCGGCGGGGTCGAAGCGGTACGGGTCGGACACGGCGGCTTCTCGGTGGTGGCCGGGGGTCCGCGACGATCGGCGGGCCCCTTTGCGGTCGGTGTCGACGCTACGGAGAAGGGGCCTGCGCGGACGGTCCCGCGCACGGGCCGACCCGATGTCCAGCAGGCTGGACATTCCGTGGAGTCGTCCACCGGGGGCGGCGGGACGACGCCGCGAAAGGGGCGGACACCATGACCGAGGGAGCGGCGGCCCTCCACGGGGAGGGCCGTCCTGGTGAGGACGGGGTTCGCGGCCGCCTTGTCCGCTCCCGGGCGGCGAGTGGTCTTGGGCGGAAGAGCGGCAGCGAGGGCGGCGGTGGGGCCGGCGAACCGGGCACACTTGCGGCGATCTTGGACTTATGGGTCCTTCCGGCGGCAAGGCCGCACGACCGACCTCCGGTCACCGGACCTCAACCGATCCCCACCGGGCGCACCACCCGGCCAATGCGAAACCCGGTATCCGCTCCGGGTGACCTGTGCGGGCGCCCTGAACCTCGCCGTCCGGCAGCTGGACCGAGCCGAACGGGCGGCCGGCGGGCGACGGTCAGGGCTTCCTGGCCACGCCGCCCGTCATGAAGCGCACCGCGGTGGAGGTGGCGTCGGTGATGGGCCTGTCGGGGCGCCACAGCGGGAGCGGCACGATGCCGGGCGTGAGCAGGTCGAGCCCGTCGAAGAAGCGTTCGAGCTCCGCCGGGGTGCGCACGCGTCCGGTGCCGAGCTGCTCCAGGAGCTGCTTCTCCAGGTCGATGCTCGCGGGTTCGTCGCTGAGGCGGGTGAAGTTGGTGATGAAGAAGTAGGACCCGCTGGGCACCGCGTCGCGCAGCGCGGCGACGATGCCGTTGGGGTTCTCCTCGTCGAGGATGTGGTGCAGGATTCCGACGAGCATCACGCAGATCGGCTTGCCCAGGTCGAGGAACCCGCGGATCTCCGGGTTCTCCAGGAGCGTCCGGGGATCGCGGATGTCGGCGGTGACGACGGTCGTGTTGGGGTTGTCGGCGAGGATCGCCCGGCCGTGGGCGAGCACGATCGGGTCGATGTCGACGTAGACGACGCGGGCATCGGGGTCGGTCTCCTGGGCGACCTCGTGCGTGTTCTTCACG
This sequence is a window from Spinactinospora alkalitolerans. Protein-coding genes within it:
- a CDS encoding SDR family NAD(P)-dependent oxidoreductase, with amino-acid sequence MDIGDLEGRSVIVTGAGSGIGRAAALRFARLGAKVLIADLNAASAEDAAREIGAEGGTARVVVGDLSDQRVVDEVVATAVDTFGGLDILVNNAGIMDRMSAAADTDDAEWERVVRVNLTAPFLLARAALPHMLEVGKGSIVFTASEASLRGSAAGTAYTASKHGVVGLTKSLAVMYRDKGIRTNAIAPGGTATNMSVEVTEGAVGPAVLGSYGRNIGRLGEGDEQAAAIVFLASDAAGNINGAILPVDNGWSAV
- a CDS encoding SAM-dependent methyltransferase, whose protein sequence is MTDFPMDSRPGNGAAFPPDLDTGQPTAARVYDVMLDGKDNFAVDREVAHGSLAVMPELKEIAVHNREILHRAVRHIVGEGGITQFLDLGSGLPTVKNTHEVAQETDPDARVVYVDIDPIVLAHGRAILADNPNTTVVTADIRDPRTLLENPEIRGFLDLGKPICVMLVGILHHILDEENPNGIVAALRDAVPSGSYFFITNFTRLSDEPASIDLEKQLLEQLGTGRVRTPAELERFFDGLDLLTPGIVPLPLWRPDRPITDATSTAVRFMTGGVARKP